In one window of Helianthus annuus cultivar XRQ/B chromosome 17, HanXRQr2.0-SUNRISE, whole genome shotgun sequence DNA:
- the LOC110922823 gene encoding uncharacterized protein LOC110922823, translating to MSTTVISNAMLMPSTESQPAATKSITEMTEVESVKCDCCGLTEECTPEYIERIREHYQHKWICGLRGEAVKDEIIRSKQLITTEEAMTRQVSFCRSPISPGPPPDPTAHLIAAMRQILRWSLDSPVRSVPCSPTTTKISDGITMLTRSESCFSNPTLVDRRVCPDIRELFF from the coding sequence ATGTCAACCACCGTAATTAGCAATGCGATGTTGATGCCATCAACTGAATCACAACCAGCAGCAACAAAATCTATAACAGAGATGACCGAAGTAGAATCCGTTAAGTGCGATTGTTGCGGATTGACGGAGGAGTGCACACCAGAGTACATAGAACGGATACGAGAACATTATCAACATAAATGGATCTGTGGATTACGTGGAGAGGCGGTTAAGGATGAGATCATTAGGAGCAAACAGTTGATAACAACCGAAGAAGCGATGACTCGCCAAGTGTCGTTCTGTAGATCGCCGATCTCGCCAGGTCCGCCGCCTGATCCAACCGCTCATCTTATTGCCGCCATGAGACAGATTCTCCGGTGGAGTTTGGATTCTCCGGTGAGGTCGGTGCCGTGTAGTCCGACTACGACGAAGATTTCTGATGGAATTACAATGCTTACGAGATCAGAGAGTTGTTTTTCTAATCCTACACTTGTTGATCGGAGAGTTTGTCCCGATATCAGAGAGTTGTTTTTCTGA